From Chryseobacterium gallinarum, one genomic window encodes:
- the chrI gene encoding chryseobasin maturation helper ChrI, with translation MESLLKFNNHQSNYMKMTTLLLLITAVLTALIAGLFYAYSCSVVLGLGKLSDTEYLKAMQSINREILNPVFFLSFMGTLILLPVSAFVFRGQPAFIFLLLASLAYLTGVFGVTVAGNVPMNNVLDTFDISGSTAEAVKKMRDSFENRWNLLNIIRTVFSVITIALVISACIWNKEV, from the coding sequence ATGGAATCCTTACTAAAATTCAATAACCATCAATCAAATTATATGAAAATGACTACGTTATTACTGCTTATTACAGCTGTGCTTACTGCGCTTATTGCCGGACTTTTTTATGCGTATTCCTGCTCTGTGGTACTAGGGCTGGGAAAATTGTCCGATACGGAATATCTGAAAGCAATGCAGAGTATTAACCGTGAAATCTTAAATCCTGTTTTTTTCCTGAGTTTTATGGGAACACTTATTCTGCTGCCGGTATCAGCTTTCGTTTTTCGTGGGCAGCCTGCTTTTATTTTTCTTTTACTGGCAAGTTTAGCATATCTCACAGGTGTTTTTGGGGTTACGGTAGCCGGAAATGTCCCGATGAATAACGTCCTGGATACATTCGATATTTCCGGATCTACAGCTGAAGCTGTTAAAAAAATGCGCGACAGTTTTGAAAACAGATGGAATCTGCTGAACATTATAAGAACAGTTTTTTCCGTGATAACCATTGCGCTGGTGATTAGTGCCTGTATCTGGAATAAAGAAGTATAA
- the rpe gene encoding ribulose-phosphate 3-epimerase — translation MKTKLIAPSLLSADFGNLQRDIEMLNRSQADWFHIDVMDGRFVPNISFGFPVMKTVQQHAKKFVDVHLMIVEPEKYVDEFINHGADLISVHYEACTHLHRTIHHIQSKGAKAGVVLNPSTPVLMLEDIIADVDLVLLMSVNPGFGGQKFIENTYKKIAETKDLILSNNSTALIEVDGGVNLDNASKLFEAGADVLVAGNAVFSAESPERTIELLKI, via the coding sequence ATGAAAACGAAGCTTATTGCTCCTTCCCTTTTATCTGCAGACTTTGGGAATCTGCAAAGAGACATTGAAATGTTAAACAGATCTCAGGCCGACTGGTTCCATATTGATGTAATGGACGGCAGATTTGTACCTAATATTTCATTTGGTTTTCCTGTGATGAAAACTGTTCAACAGCATGCTAAAAAATTCGTAGATGTTCACCTGATGATTGTTGAACCCGAAAAATATGTTGATGAATTCATCAATCACGGTGCAGATCTGATTTCTGTACATTACGAAGCGTGTACTCACCTTCACAGGACCATCCATCACATTCAGAGTAAAGGAGCAAAAGCAGGGGTTGTATTAAATCCTTCTACTCCTGTATTAATGCTTGAAGATATTATTGCAGATGTAGATCTTGTTTTATTGATGAGTGTAAACCCAGGGTTTGGAGGACAGAAATTCATTGAAAACACGTATAAAAAAATTGCGGAAACCAAAGATTTGATTCTGAGCAACAATTCTACTGCCCTTATTGAAGTAGACGGCGGAGTCAATCTTGATAACGCTTCAAAACTTTTTGAAGCCGGAGCAGATGTCCTTGTAGCCGGAAATGCGGTTTTCTCTGCAGAAAGCCCGGAGAGAACTATAGAACTTTTAAAGATCTGA
- the chrP gene encoding chryseobasin maturation metalloprotease ChrP, with the protein MKFEKKSLKFLEKYLNTSSPTGYEHKGQEVWMDYIRPYVDKVEVDHYGTCYGIINPEAEFKVVIEAHADEISWYVNYITDDGLIYVIRNGGSDQTIAPSKVVHIHGENGIVKGVFGWPAIHTRTNQNEPAPKIENIFIDCGATSKKEVEEMGIFVGCMITYPDEFFEMNNRYFVCRALDNRIGGFMIAEVARLLKENKKSIPFGLYITNSVQEEVGLYGADMIADTIKPNIAIVTDVTHDTTTPMIEKKKEGDQKCGAGPVVFFAPSVHHTIRELIISTAKTKKIPFQRAAASRSTGTDTDAFAHSNGGVPSALISLPLRYMHTTVEMVSKEDVANVIKLIYETVLAIKPEMKLKYH; encoded by the coding sequence ATGAAATTTGAAAAGAAATCTTTAAAATTTTTAGAAAAATATTTAAATACCTCATCACCAACCGGTTACGAACACAAAGGACAGGAAGTCTGGATGGATTACATCAGACCTTATGTAGACAAAGTAGAAGTAGATCATTATGGAACCTGTTATGGTATTATCAATCCGGAAGCAGAATTTAAGGTAGTGATTGAAGCTCATGCCGATGAAATCTCATGGTACGTTAATTATATCACTGATGACGGGCTTATCTACGTTATCAGAAACGGAGGTTCAGATCAAACAATTGCACCTTCGAAAGTAGTTCATATTCATGGTGAAAACGGAATTGTAAAAGGGGTATTCGGATGGCCGGCTATTCACACGAGAACCAATCAAAATGAGCCTGCACCGAAAATTGAAAATATTTTTATTGATTGTGGGGCTACTTCTAAAAAAGAAGTGGAAGAAATGGGAATCTTTGTAGGTTGTATGATTACATATCCTGATGAGTTCTTTGAAATGAATAACAGGTATTTTGTCTGCAGGGCACTGGACAACAGAATCGGAGGCTTTATGATTGCTGAAGTGGCAAGACTTTTAAAGGAAAATAAAAAATCTATACCATTTGGTCTTTATATTACCAATTCCGTTCAGGAAGAAGTAGGATTATATGGTGCTGATATGATTGCAGATACAATCAAACCGAATATTGCAATTGTAACAGACGTTACCCATGATACCACTACCCCGATGATCGAAAAGAAAAAAGAAGGAGATCAGAAATGCGGAGCTGGCCCCGTTGTGTTTTTTGCGCCAAGCGTTCACCATACGATCAGGGAGTTAATAATTAGCACGGCAAAAACAAAGAAAATTCCTTTCCAGAGAGCAGCCGCAAGCAGATCTACGGGAACGGATACTGATGCTTTTGCCCATTCCAACGGTGGTGTACCAAGTGCTTTGATTTCCTTACCTTTGCGATATATGCATACCACAGTAGAAATGGTATCTAAAGAAGATGTCGCCAATGTCATCAAACTGATCTACGAAACAGTATTGGCAATCAAGCCGGAGATGAAACTGAAGTATCATTAA
- a CDS encoding DUF4294 domain-containing protein — protein sequence MNFSKIVCLFIFFFGVSVFGQKDTIVAKPLNQYPAESLKVDEFGNKYYYDEQQKVKVYEVNGEPVVVLDELVLVNKPRFNNQLDKNYYYFLNKKLYRVYPLFLTALQQYRDIQKDMNDMDSKAKRKFVRERQSMLADQYEKQLRDLTTTEGQVFAKLMNRATDKSVYEIIRELRGGLSAFWWNLKGKMADIDLKDRYDPHKNRTDEFVESLLQSNWNSGYLKPYPGASDFKVKK from the coding sequence ATGAATTTTAGTAAGATTGTCTGTCTTTTTATTTTCTTTTTTGGAGTCAGTGTTTTCGGTCAGAAAGATACTATTGTGGCTAAACCACTTAATCAATACCCGGCTGAATCCTTGAAGGTGGATGAGTTTGGCAATAAATATTATTATGATGAGCAGCAGAAGGTGAAGGTTTATGAAGTTAATGGTGAGCCTGTGGTCGTATTGGATGAATTGGTTTTGGTTAATAAACCGAGATTCAACAATCAACTGGATAAAAATTACTATTATTTCCTGAATAAGAAACTGTATAGAGTATATCCGTTATTTTTAACTGCTTTACAGCAATACAGGGACATTCAGAAAGATATGAATGACATGGACAGCAAGGCTAAAAGAAAATTTGTAAGAGAAAGACAAAGCATGCTTGCTGATCAGTATGAAAAGCAACTGCGGGATCTGACTACTACAGAAGGACAGGTTTTTGCAAAGCTTATGAACAGAGCTACTGATAAAAGTGTTTACGAGATTATCAGAGAATTAAGAGGAGGATTAAGTGCTTTCTGGTGGAACTTAAAAGGTAAAATGGCTGATATTGATCTGAAAGATCGCTATGATCCACATAAAAACAGGACAGATGAATTTGTTGAATCATTACTCCAGTCTAACTGGAATTCAGGATATCTGAAACCTTATCCCGGAGCCAGCGATTTTAAAGTAAAGAAATAA
- a CDS encoding NUDIX domain-containing protein, translating to MIDKINIRVYACAIKNKKVLTLFEEYAGEPLMKFPGGGLEYGEGVLECLHREFDEELNVKIDVVEHFYTQENFLVSRFRENEQLLTIYYIVNIVNEEDFLILDPCIEKTEWINIDRPDNPFPLPIDKIVFDKLKEKFL from the coding sequence ATGATAGACAAGATCAATATCAGAGTCTATGCCTGCGCAATAAAAAATAAAAAAGTACTGACTTTATTTGAGGAATATGCCGGCGAGCCTTTAATGAAATTCCCTGGTGGCGGACTGGAATATGGTGAAGGAGTCCTGGAGTGTTTGCATCGCGAGTTTGATGAGGAGCTTAATGTAAAAATAGATGTGGTAGAACATTTTTATACCCAGGAAAATTTCCTGGTATCCCGTTTCAGGGAAAACGAACAGCTTCTCACCATTTATTATATAGTCAACATTGTAAATGAAGAGGACTTTCTGATCCTGGATCCCTGTATAGAAAAAACAGAATGGATAAATATTGACAGGCCGGATAATCCTTTTCCACTTCCTATCGATAAGATCGTATTTGATAAATTAAAAGAAAAATTCCTGTAA
- the mnmD gene encoding tRNA (5-methylaminomethyl-2-thiouridine)(34)-methyltransferase MnmD, producing the protein MKREIKTTNDGSKTLYINDLNENYHSHHGALQEAEHVFIKNGLNLIDDCEINILELGFGTGLNVLVTINEYLKTDKNHVINYFSLEKYPINESEVNDLAYFELFDNPEFKNIYQKIHLADWEKSVEIISGFNLKKIECDFFDLKDIDLPEINLVYFDCFGARVQPDLWEKPLFELVSDKMSVNGLLTTYSSKGSVRRILQDLNFKVEKKQGPPGKREMINAIKL; encoded by the coding sequence TTGAAAAGAGAAATTAAGACCACTAACGACGGAAGCAAAACATTGTATATCAATGATTTAAATGAAAATTACCATTCTCATCACGGAGCTCTTCAGGAAGCAGAACACGTGTTTATTAAAAATGGACTAAATTTAATAGATGATTGCGAAATTAATATTTTAGAACTCGGTTTTGGGACAGGTTTGAATGTTTTAGTGACAATTAATGAATATTTAAAAACTGACAAAAATCATGTCATCAATTATTTTTCACTCGAAAAATATCCCATAAATGAATCCGAAGTTAACGATTTAGCTTATTTTGAACTTTTTGATAACCCTGAGTTTAAAAATATTTATCAGAAAATTCATCTGGCAGATTGGGAAAAATCAGTTGAAATTATTAGTGGTTTCAACTTAAAAAAGATAGAATGTGACTTTTTTGATCTCAAAGACATTGATCTGCCTGAAATTAATCTTGTTTATTTTGACTGCTTCGGAGCCAGGGTACAGCCTGATCTTTGGGAAAAGCCATTATTTGAGCTTGTGTCTGACAAAATGTCCGTTAATGGATTATTAACAACGTATTCTTCTAAAGGAAGTGTAAGAAGAATCCTGCAGGATCTCAATTTTAAAGTAGAGAAAAAGCAGGGGCCGCCTGGAAAAAGGGAAATGATTAATGCGATTAAATTATAG